A genomic region of Chryseobacterium sp. KACC 21268 contains the following coding sequences:
- a CDS encoding four helix bundle protein, translating to MAHFKELIVWQKSINLVTEIYRITEKFPSNEIYGLTSQLRRAFVSVPSNIAEGNTRRSKADYLQFLRIARGSCSEIETQIIISKNLGFIDDTIFETLSFNIIEISKMINGLINSLKDSNPTT from the coding sequence ATGGCTCATTTTAAAGAATTAATTGTTTGGCAGAAGTCGATAAATTTAGTGACAGAAATTTACAGGATTACTGAGAAATTTCCTTCAAACGAGATTTATGGATTGACTTCACAATTGAGAAGAGCCTTCGTTTCTGTTCCAAGCAATATTGCAGAAGGAAACACAAGAAGAAGTAAAGCCGATTATCTACAATTTTTACGAATAGCGAGGGGGAGTTGTAGCGAAATAGAAACTCAAATCATCATTTCTAAAAACCTGGGATTTATTGACGACACTATTTTCGAAACCCTTAGTTTTAATATTATCGAAATTTCTAAAATGATTAATGGTTTAATTAATTCATTAAAAGACTCAAACCCTACAACCTAA
- a CDS encoding MoxR family ATPase → MEEQYQNQAPEFQSRLDMTDLRNNLERVKAEIGKVIIGQENMIEHLLVALLSNGHVLIEGVPGVAKTITAKLLAKTISVDFSRIQFTPDLMPSDILGTSVFNVKEADFKFKKGPIFSNFILIDEINRSPAKTQSALFEVMEEQQITMDGVKYQMEEPFLVVATQNPIEHEGTYRLPEAQLDRFLFKIEVGYPNLEQEIEIIKNQHNNRLEDKTDVVQTVISGHQLKQYQQLVKEIVVEQNLLEYIAKIIVNTRENQFLYLGASPRASLALLTASKAFSAIRGRDFVTPEDIKEASFAVLRHRIIVSPEREMEGLTADEIIRQILESIEVPR, encoded by the coding sequence ATGGAAGAACAATACCAAAATCAAGCCCCCGAATTCCAGTCAAGGCTGGATATGACGGACTTGCGAAATAATCTGGAACGCGTAAAAGCAGAAATCGGAAAAGTCATCATCGGTCAGGAAAATATGATTGAGCATTTGTTGGTGGCGCTTTTATCCAACGGACACGTTTTGATAGAAGGCGTTCCCGGCGTTGCAAAAACCATTACGGCAAAATTATTGGCAAAAACCATTTCTGTAGATTTCAGCAGAATCCAGTTTACGCCGGATTTGATGCCATCGGATATTTTGGGAACTTCCGTTTTCAATGTGAAAGAAGCGGATTTCAAATTTAAAAAAGGCCCGATTTTCTCAAATTTTATTTTGATTGATGAAATCAACCGTTCGCCTGCAAAAACGCAATCCGCTTTGTTCGAAGTGATGGAAGAGCAACAAATCACGATGGATGGCGTGAAGTACCAAATGGAAGAACCATTCTTGGTTGTTGCAACACAAAATCCTATTGAGCACGAGGGAACTTACAGATTGCCGGAAGCGCAACTTGACCGTTTTCTATTCAAAATTGAAGTCGGTTACCCAAATCTGGAACAGGAAATTGAAATCATTAAAAACCAACATAACAACAGATTAGAAGATAAAACCGACGTGGTTCAAACCGTGATTTCCGGACATCAACTGAAACAATATCAGCAGTTGGTAAAAGAAATTGTCGTTGAACAAAACCTTCTGGAATACATTGCGAAAATCATTGTCAATACAAGAGAAAATCAATTTTTATATTTAGGAGCTTCCCCAAGAGCTAGTTTGGCTTTGTTGACTGCGAGTAAAGCTTTTTCCGCAATTCGTGGTCGTGATTTTGTAACGCCGGAAGATATTAAAGAAGCATCTTTTGCAGTTTTGAGACATAGAATTATTGTTTCTCCAGAACGCGAAATGGAAGGTTTGACAGCGGACGAAATCATTCGCCAAATTCTGGAAAGTATTGAAGTTCCAAGATAG
- a CDS encoding OsmC family protein translates to MKITLNRINDDFLFECSNEQGNSILLDNTTLPGAKGVSPMQSLLMAVAGCSGIDVVSILKKQRQTITDFKAEVEGERVQVDEAKPFKSIKVKFFLEGEIDPKKAKKAGELSFEKYCSVSKTLEPNVEITYEVHVNGELA, encoded by the coding sequence ATGAAAATTACACTCAATAGAATCAACGACGATTTCCTTTTCGAATGTTCCAATGAACAAGGAAACTCAATTTTACTCGATAATACAACTTTGCCAGGTGCAAAAGGAGTTTCGCCGATGCAATCTTTATTAATGGCAGTGGCTGGTTGTAGCGGAATTGATGTCGTTTCAATATTAAAAAAACAACGCCAAACCATCACCGATTTCAAAGCAGAAGTCGAGGGCGAAAGAGTTCAGGTGGATGAAGCAAAGCCTTTCAAATCCATCAAAGTAAAATTCTTCCTCGAAGGCGAAATCGACCCGAAAAAAGCGAAGAAAGCAGGAGAATTATCTTTCGAAAAATATTGCTCGGTTTCAAAAACATTAGAACCAAACGTAGAAATCACTTACGAAGTCCACGTCAACGGAGAGCTTGCGTAA
- a CDS encoding DUF58 domain-containing protein — protein sequence MKSLYLNNKFFFALFGVGICYVLAFFFPVMMWIANSLLIFVLVLTAIDGLILFINKEGINAQRILPEKLSNGDENSVKVDIRNNYNFNINTKIIDEIPFQFQKRDFLIKKEIESGNNTFFEYILEPKERGEYSFGNLNVYVNSPIGLVSRRFTFQKDAKLASYPSFIHLRKYELMALQNEFMLGGIKKIRKLGHTMEFEQIRDYVQGDDIRSINWKATSKSSKLMVNQFQDEKSQRIMMLIDKGRTMKMPFNGLSLLDYSINATMALSHIILKKGDRAGMMTFSKKTENKVVADNKSGQLKKISEALYNVQTNFFESDFGRLYQETKFHLNQRSLVLLFTNFETLDGLNRQMKYLRGIAKNHLLVVIFFKNSEVHNLLNKNPENMQEIYDEIIAEKFEFEKKLIIQELRKYGIYSIYTLPENLNIDVINKYLEIKARGIL from the coding sequence ATGAAATCCTTATACCTAAATAACAAATTCTTCTTCGCCCTTTTCGGCGTTGGAATCTGCTATGTGTTGGCGTTTTTCTTTCCGGTGATGATGTGGATTGCCAACTCCTTATTGATTTTTGTTTTAGTGTTGACGGCGATTGATGGATTAATTCTTTTCATTAATAAAGAAGGCATCAACGCCCAAAGAATTTTGCCCGAAAAATTATCCAATGGCGATGAAAACTCAGTAAAAGTTGATATTAGAAATAACTATAATTTTAATATTAATACAAAAATCATTGATGAAATTCCGTTTCAGTTTCAGAAGCGAGATTTCTTAATCAAGAAAGAGATTGAAAGCGGAAACAACACTTTTTTCGAATACATTCTCGAGCCGAAAGAACGTGGCGAATACAGTTTTGGAAATCTGAATGTTTACGTCAATTCACCAATTGGTTTGGTTTCCAGAAGATTTACTTTTCAGAAAGATGCTAAGTTGGCAAGTTATCCATCGTTCATTCATCTCAGAAAATATGAATTGATGGCACTTCAAAACGAATTTATGCTCGGCGGAATCAAGAAAATCCGAAAATTGGGACACACGATGGAATTTGAGCAAATTCGCGATTACGTTCAGGGCGATGACATCCGAAGTATCAACTGGAAAGCGACTTCAAAATCCAGCAAATTGATGGTCAATCAGTTTCAGGACGAGAAGTCTCAGCGAATTATGATGCTCATCGACAAAGGCAGGACGATGAAAATGCCTTTCAACGGATTGAGTTTACTTGATTATTCCATCAATGCGACGATGGCGCTTTCGCACATTATTCTGAAAAAAGGTGACCGCGCTGGAATGATGACGTTTTCAAAAAAAACTGAGAACAAAGTCGTTGCTGATAACAAATCCGGACAACTGAAAAAGATTTCCGAAGCGCTTTATAATGTTCAAACCAACTTCTTCGAAAGTGATTTTGGAAGACTTTATCAGGAAACGAAATTTCATTTGAATCAAAGAAGTTTAGTTTTATTATTCACGAATTTTGAAACGTTGGATGGACTGAATCGACAGATGAAATACCTGCGAGGAATTGCCAAAAACCATCTTCTCGTGGTTATTTTTTTTAAAAATTCCGAAGTTCATAATTTGCTTAATAAGAATCCTGAAAATATGCAGGAAATCTATGACGAAATCATTGCGGAAAAATTCGAGTTCGAAAAAAAACTGATTATTCAGGAACTCAGAAAATATGGAATTTACAGCATTTATACATTGCCAGAAAATCTCAACATAGATGTCATCAATAAATATCTGGAGATAAAAGCAAGAGGAATTTTGTAA
- a CDS encoding DUF4129 domain-containing protein, producing MRFRIFLFLLFSLFGTFAFSQYEEVEEVVIVNSATTETFMESDSLVRTNYSTDNILYPKNFVPNYKNKYKGDDFNYKVVQPKESIWDLIKRKIAQFLFKNIDPNKAAIYTTNILRFFGIIIIGFLLFIVIRYLMSKDGNFFFGRRNRKINITSQDIEENIHEINFPERILNLEKQQDYRSAIRYHFLYSLKKLTDKNLINWNVEKTNRDYLRELKNKNLQEDFRRVIYIYDYIWYGEFDTKEEDYQHYKSYFNKF from the coding sequence ATGAGATTTAGAATTTTCCTTTTTCTACTTTTTTCTTTGTTTGGCACTTTCGCTTTTTCACAATATGAAGAGGTGGAGGAAGTTGTGATTGTAAATTCGGCTACCACAGAAACATTTATGGAATCTGACTCTTTGGTTAGGACCAATTATTCAACAGATAACATTCTATATCCCAAAAACTTTGTTCCCAATTATAAAAACAAATATAAAGGAGACGATTTTAACTACAAAGTTGTCCAACCAAAAGAATCGATTTGGGATCTGATCAAAAGAAAGATTGCTCAATTTTTATTTAAAAACATCGATCCTAACAAAGCAGCCATTTACACTACTAACATTTTACGCTTTTTCGGAATCATTATTATAGGTTTTCTTTTATTTATTGTGATCCGATATCTGATGTCAAAAGACGGTAACTTTTTCTTTGGCCGAAGAAATAGAAAAATCAACATCACGAGTCAGGATATTGAAGAAAATATCCACGAAATCAACTTTCCTGAACGAATACTTAATTTAGAAAAACAACAGGATTACCGTTCAGCAATTCGTTATCATTTCCTATACTCACTCAAAAAACTGACCGACAAAAACCTCATCAACTGGAATGTAGAAAAAACAAACCGAGATTACCTTAGAGAATTGAAAAACAAAAACTTACAGGAAGACTTCAGACGCGTAATTTACATCTACGATTACATTTGGTACGGCGAATTTGACACGAAAGAGGAAGATTACCAACACTACAAATCATACTTCAACAAGTTCTAA
- a CDS encoding stage II sporulation protein M: protein MREVAFIKQNKEKWLETEQVVNGKMKKNPDDLSSLYINLINDLSFAQTYYPKSKTTVYLNFLSSQIFQKIYKTKRIEENRIKYFFTREVPLTVYEYRRYLYYAFVFFILFVAIGVISSIYDKDFATLILGEGYVNQTLENIKKGDATAIYGSGSNWGSALMIIVNNLVVGAKLYIFGIFGGLGTLYALMQNSIMLGAFQFFFKTHNALLDSAKGIWLHGVFEIFGMVVEAMAGLILGASILFPKTLSRVESFKLGFRDSFKIYLSTVPFTIFAGLIEGFVTRYAQTMPLVLNIIIIFGTLSVIAFYYFIYPHIVVKKLNQNAIVAGDNIRI from the coding sequence ATGAGAGAAGTGGCTTTTATAAAGCAAAATAAAGAAAAATGGTTGGAAACTGAGCAGGTTGTCAATGGAAAAATGAAAAAAAATCCAGATGATCTCTCGTCTCTTTACATCAATCTAATTAATGATCTCTCTTTTGCACAGACTTATTACCCAAAAAGTAAAACGACGGTTTATCTTAATTTTCTCTCGTCTCAGATTTTCCAGAAAATTTATAAAACCAAAAGAATAGAGGAAAACCGAATCAAATATTTTTTCACAAGAGAAGTTCCACTCACCGTCTATGAATATCGGCGTTACCTTTATTATGCATTTGTGTTTTTTATTTTGTTCGTTGCGATTGGTGTGATTTCATCTATTTATGATAAGGACTTTGCAACCTTGATATTGGGCGAAGGCTACGTGAATCAGACTTTGGAAAACATCAAAAAAGGCGATGCAACTGCAATCTATGGCTCTGGTTCCAATTGGGGTTCAGCTTTAATGATTATTGTCAACAATCTTGTGGTTGGTGCAAAACTCTACATTTTCGGAATTTTTGGAGGCTTGGGAACTTTGTACGCGTTGATGCAGAATAGTATTATGCTGGGCGCATTTCAATTTTTTTTCAAAACACATAATGCACTGCTGGATAGTGCGAAGGGAATATGGCTGCACGGCGTTTTTGAAATCTTCGGAATGGTGGTAGAAGCGATGGCTGGTTTGATTTTAGGCGCTTCCATTTTGTTTCCAAAGACTTTATCAAGAGTAGAATCATTCAAACTTGGTTTCCGAGATAGTTTTAAAATTTATCTCAGTACAGTTCCATTCACCATTTTTGCCGGATTGATTGAAGGTTTTGTTACCAGATATGCGCAGACAATGCCTTTGGTTCTAAACATTATCATTATTTTCGGAACTTTATCTGTGATTGCTTTTTATTATTTTATTTATCCTCATATTGTCGTCAAAAAACTAAACCAAAATGCAATTGTTGCCGGAGATAACATTCGAATCTGA